One Megachile rotundata isolate GNS110a chromosome 5, iyMegRotu1, whole genome shotgun sequence genomic region harbors:
- the LOC100880866 gene encoding transmembrane protein 62 isoform X1, with protein MKITKSTVILLIFVLVLSILVANVADLINVDTHVLDDTITNKNVRNEWSNPKYYDIGTSSDHLIWFLQISDIHISIFQDPLRITELREFCNITVGTIKPPVVLASGDLTDAKTKDKMGSKQILEEWQYYKHILDDTEVSKKTLWLDVRGNHDNFNVVSLEARNNYYSNYSIQGKIHPRSYMYTVNVGTELYTFIAIDACLNPGPKRPFNFVGVLDEHEIKSMQEFVNKSQENNADYIIWFGHYPTSCILSQTSTGIRNVIGRYKESMAYLCGHYHMLGGIAPNMYTIQRAGFLELELADWKDNRMYRLGAIDHGQFSFIDVKHKEWPVVLITNPKHALYMMPRKENIMSIIKSTHIRILAFSIASIKIVEVQLDSTAWLKCEHVNGPLYVLKWNSTEYSEGIHTIRAKVVDVDGRETIVFQPFALDGSRLSFRILPRILLMSNVSVIFQFLFGTVLVLLVIPLCLLRFLHIFCENKQMHRPRFKIKFIQAWFKKLWILSTVDRLFYPLVLYALYLTVGPWAIGEIIENHTGIIFAWGTFVKNSYLPGGFTYAYGFFQLFSFHLPLMLILAHRVDKRLQNINRLHEKHSSKICCLWEYLPITLLIVMQTSMAYFFWLAYGTLATIVCPLRTWSIFLAIMLWHQVNTMPQSCLRKVASISRQLQKAGTFTYIKLCCANRFRFCDEWSNVHVIRMRERYLIN; from the exons ATGAAAATAACGAAATCCACTGTTATTCTTTTGATCTTTGTATTAGTGTTATCAATACTTGTAGCAAATGTTGCTGATCTAATTAATGTTGATACTCACGTGTTAGATGATACTATAACAAACAAAAATGTGAGAAATGAATGGTCAAACCCAAAATATTATGATATTGGAACATCCTCTGATCATTTAATTTGGTTCTTACAG ATATcagatatacatataagtatattTCAAGATCCATTAAGGATAACAGAATTAAGAgaattttgtaacattacaGTTGGCACTATTAAACCACCTGTTGTACTTGCTTCAG GTGATCTTACTGATGCAAAAACCAAAGACAAAATGGGATCAAAACAAATACTAGAAGAATGGCAgtattataaacatattttagaTGATACTGAAGTTAGTAAAAAAACCTTATGGTTAGATGTGAGAGGCAATCAtg ATAATTTCAATGTAGTAAGTCTTGAAgcaagaaataattattattccaaTTATTCTATTCAAGGAAAAATACATCCAAGATCTTACATGTATACTGTGAATGTTGGTACTGAATTATATACATTCATTGCAATAGATGCTTGTTTGAATCCTGGTCCAAAAAGACCATTCAATTTTGTTGGTGTATTAGATGAACATGAAATTAAAAGTATGCAGGAGTTTGTAAATAAATCCCAAGAAAATAATGCAGATTATATAATATGGTTTGGTCACTATCCTACTTCATGCATACTCTCACAAACAAGTACAGGAATCAGAAATGTTATAG gaAGGTACAAAGAAAGCATGGCATATCTTTGTGGACACTATCATATGCTTGGTGGAATAGCTCCTAACATGTATACAATACAGAGAGCAGGATTTCTTGAATTAGAATTAGCAGATTGGAAAGATAACAGAAT GTACCGTTTAGGAGCAATAGATCATggtcaattttcttttattgaTGTGAAACATAAAGAATGGCCTGTGGTATTGATCACTAATCCTAAACATGCTTTGTATATGATgcctagaaaagaaaatataatgtCTATTATTAAATCTACACATATTAG GATACTGGCGTTTTCAATCGCTtcgataaaaattgttgaagttCAGTTAGATAGTACAGCATGGTTGAAATGTGAACATGTTAATGGACCATTGTATGTCTTAAAATGGAATTCAACAGAATATAGTGAAGGAATTCATACTATTCGA GCAAAAGTCGTAGATGTAGATGGCAGGGAAACAATAGTGTTTCAACCATTTGCTCTTGATGGATCTCGTTTATCGTTTCGTATTTTGCCTAGAATTCTACTTATGTCCAATGTCAGTGTCATT TTTCAGTTCTTATTTGGAACAGTGTTAGTCTTGTTAGTAATCCCATTATGTTTACTTCGTTTTCTTCATATATTCTGCGAAA ATAAACAAATGCATCGACCGCGGTTCaagataaaatttattcaagcatggtttaaaaaattgtggatATTGTCTACAGTTGACCGCCTTTTTTATCCATTAGTACTGTACGCATTATATTTAACAGTCG gacCGTGGGCAATTGGTGAAATAATAGAAAATCACACAGGAATAATTTTCGCTTGGGGAACATTCGTCAAAAATTCTTATTTGCCTGGCGGTTTTACTTATGCTTATggattttttcaattattttccttCCATTTACCGCTAATGTTAATCTTAGCGCACAGAGTAGATAAACG CTTACAGAATATCAACAGACTTCATGAGAAACACTCATCTAAAATATGTTGCCTCTGGGAATATTTACCAATTACGTTATTAATTGTAATGCAAACGAGCATGGCTTATTTCTTTTGGTTAGCATATGGAACATTAGCAACTATAGTATGCCCTTTACGTACTTGGAGCATCTTTTTAGCAATAATGTTATGGCATCAAGTGAATACGATGCCTCAATCATGTCTAAG AAAGGTTGCAAGTATAAGCCGGCAATTACAAAAGGCCGGGACGTTcacttatattaaattatgcTGCGCGAACCGGTTCCGCTTTTGCGATGAATGGAGCAACGTACACGTTATACGCATGCGTGAACGGTACCTAATTAACTAG
- the LOC100880866 gene encoding transmembrane protein 62 isoform X4 gives MKITKSTVILLIFVLVLSILVANVADLINVDTHVLDDTITNKNVRNEWSNPKYYDIGTSSDHLIWFLQISDIHISIFQDPLRITELREFCNITVGTIKPPVVLASGDLTDAKTKDKMGSKQILEEWQYYKHILDDTEVSKKTLWLDVRGNHDNFNVVSLEARNNYYSNYSIQGKIHPRSYMYTVNVGTELYTFIAIDACLNPGPKRPFNFVGVLDEHEIKSMQEFVNKSQENNADYIIWFGHYPTSCILSQTSTGIRNVIGRYKESMAYLCGHYHMLGGIAPNMYTIQRAGFLELELADWKDNRMYRLGAIDHGQFSFIDVKHKEWPVVLITNPKHALYMMPRKENIMSIIKSTHIRILAFSIASIKIVEVQLDSTAWLKCEHVNGPLYVLKWNSTEYSEGIHTIRAKVVDVDGRETIVFQPFALDGSRLSFRILPRILLMSNVSVIFQFLFGTVLVLLVIPLCLLRFLHIFCENKQMHRPRFKIKFIQAWFKKLWILSTVDRLFYPLVLYALYLTVGPWAIGEIIENHTGIIFAWGTFVKNSYLPGGFTYAYGFFQLFSFHLPLMLILAHRVDKRKTLILQLTEYQQTS, from the exons ATGAAAATAACGAAATCCACTGTTATTCTTTTGATCTTTGTATTAGTGTTATCAATACTTGTAGCAAATGTTGCTGATCTAATTAATGTTGATACTCACGTGTTAGATGATACTATAACAAACAAAAATGTGAGAAATGAATGGTCAAACCCAAAATATTATGATATTGGAACATCCTCTGATCATTTAATTTGGTTCTTACAG ATATcagatatacatataagtatattTCAAGATCCATTAAGGATAACAGAATTAAGAgaattttgtaacattacaGTTGGCACTATTAAACCACCTGTTGTACTTGCTTCAG GTGATCTTACTGATGCAAAAACCAAAGACAAAATGGGATCAAAACAAATACTAGAAGAATGGCAgtattataaacatattttagaTGATACTGAAGTTAGTAAAAAAACCTTATGGTTAGATGTGAGAGGCAATCAtg ATAATTTCAATGTAGTAAGTCTTGAAgcaagaaataattattattccaaTTATTCTATTCAAGGAAAAATACATCCAAGATCTTACATGTATACTGTGAATGTTGGTACTGAATTATATACATTCATTGCAATAGATGCTTGTTTGAATCCTGGTCCAAAAAGACCATTCAATTTTGTTGGTGTATTAGATGAACATGAAATTAAAAGTATGCAGGAGTTTGTAAATAAATCCCAAGAAAATAATGCAGATTATATAATATGGTTTGGTCACTATCCTACTTCATGCATACTCTCACAAACAAGTACAGGAATCAGAAATGTTATAG gaAGGTACAAAGAAAGCATGGCATATCTTTGTGGACACTATCATATGCTTGGTGGAATAGCTCCTAACATGTATACAATACAGAGAGCAGGATTTCTTGAATTAGAATTAGCAGATTGGAAAGATAACAGAAT GTACCGTTTAGGAGCAATAGATCATggtcaattttcttttattgaTGTGAAACATAAAGAATGGCCTGTGGTATTGATCACTAATCCTAAACATGCTTTGTATATGATgcctagaaaagaaaatataatgtCTATTATTAAATCTACACATATTAG GATACTGGCGTTTTCAATCGCTtcgataaaaattgttgaagttCAGTTAGATAGTACAGCATGGTTGAAATGTGAACATGTTAATGGACCATTGTATGTCTTAAAATGGAATTCAACAGAATATAGTGAAGGAATTCATACTATTCGA GCAAAAGTCGTAGATGTAGATGGCAGGGAAACAATAGTGTTTCAACCATTTGCTCTTGATGGATCTCGTTTATCGTTTCGTATTTTGCCTAGAATTCTACTTATGTCCAATGTCAGTGTCATT TTTCAGTTCTTATTTGGAACAGTGTTAGTCTTGTTAGTAATCCCATTATGTTTACTTCGTTTTCTTCATATATTCTGCGAAA ATAAACAAATGCATCGACCGCGGTTCaagataaaatttattcaagcatggtttaaaaaattgtggatATTGTCTACAGTTGACCGCCTTTTTTATCCATTAGTACTGTACGCATTATATTTAACAGTCG gacCGTGGGCAATTGGTGAAATAATAGAAAATCACACAGGAATAATTTTCGCTTGGGGAACATTCGTCAAAAATTCTTATTTGCCTGGCGGTTTTACTTATGCTTATggattttttcaattattttccttCCATTTACCGCTAATGTTAATCTTAGCGCACAGAGTAGATAAACG tAAAACATTGATTTTGCAGCTTACAGAATATCAACAGACTTCATGA
- the LOC100879411 gene encoding coiled-coil domain-containing protein 134 isoform X1: MPRFIIYIAVVSALTRITHVQQVSSAIEDNTPMTEKPQNGGSSEITVYEELFRKSFTHQRKEHAEAIKRLQNIDSYERLYKMIMILGTKMIDVVEASKTLIESIGFNPDDRSLPKNVTIQSAISTTLENTALFGDILLRFPDITHRILKTQKEWNPVINWSLNFTNRTKHLLDAETLTVVHLAAQELNIIEREPGYVNPYWKSTGSQDADEDKKKKKKPKKKVQRGPRITKTEL, translated from the exons ATGCCACGCTTCATTATTTACATTGCAGTCGTGTCAGCGTTGACACGTATTACGCATGTGCAACAAGTTTCTTCGGCCATAGAGGATAATACACCAATGACCGAAAAGCCGCAAAATGGTGGTTCATCTGAAATTACGGTCTACGAAGAATTGT TCAGAAAATCGTTCACGCATCAACGTAAAGAGCACGCAGAAGCTATAAAACGTCTTCAAAATATAGACAGCTATGAACGTTTATACAAAATGATAATGATTCTTGGTACAAAGATGATCGATGTCGTGGAAGCAAGCAAAACGTTGATCGAGAGCATAGGTTTTAATCCAGACGACAGATCGTTGCCCAAAAACGTTACTATACAAAGcg CAATATCCACCACGTTAGAGAATACAGCGTTATTCGGAGACATTCTTCTCCGTTTCCCAGACATTACGCATCGCATACTAAAAACGCAAAAGGAATGGAATCCAGTCATAAACTGGtccttaaattttacaaatcgaACGAAACATTTATTAGACGCGGAAACGCTTACTGTAGTTCATTTAGCAGCTCAAGAGTTGAACATAATCGAACGTGAACCGGGATACGTGAATCCTTATTGGAAATCTACCGGCTCCCAGGACGCAGACgaagataaaaaaaagaagaaaaaaccgAAAAAGAAAGTACAGAGGGGGCCTCGAATAACTAAAACTGaactctga
- the LOC100879411 gene encoding coiled-coil domain-containing protein 134 isoform X2: MVVHLKLRSTKNCVSIEHNLTIRKSFTHQRKEHAEAIKRLQNIDSYERLYKMIMILGTKMIDVVEASKTLIESIGFNPDDRSLPKNVTIQSAISTTLENTALFGDILLRFPDITHRILKTQKEWNPVINWSLNFTNRTKHLLDAETLTVVHLAAQELNIIEREPGYVNPYWKSTGSQDADEDKKKKKKPKKKVQRGPRITKTEL; this comes from the exons ATGGTGGTTCATCTGAAATTACGGTCTACGAAGAATTGTGTATCCATTGAACATAATTTAACTA TCAGAAAATCGTTCACGCATCAACGTAAAGAGCACGCAGAAGCTATAAAACGTCTTCAAAATATAGACAGCTATGAACGTTTATACAAAATGATAATGATTCTTGGTACAAAGATGATCGATGTCGTGGAAGCAAGCAAAACGTTGATCGAGAGCATAGGTTTTAATCCAGACGACAGATCGTTGCCCAAAAACGTTACTATACAAAGcg CAATATCCACCACGTTAGAGAATACAGCGTTATTCGGAGACATTCTTCTCCGTTTCCCAGACATTACGCATCGCATACTAAAAACGCAAAAGGAATGGAATCCAGTCATAAACTGGtccttaaattttacaaatcgaACGAAACATTTATTAGACGCGGAAACGCTTACTGTAGTTCATTTAGCAGCTCAAGAGTTGAACATAATCGAACGTGAACCGGGATACGTGAATCCTTATTGGAAATCTACCGGCTCCCAGGACGCAGACgaagataaaaaaaagaagaaaaaaccgAAAAAGAAAGTACAGAGGGGGCCTCGAATAACTAAAACTGaactctga
- the LOC100880866 gene encoding transmembrane protein 62 isoform X3, translating into MKITKSTVILLIFVLVLSILVANVADLINVDTHVLDDTITNKNVRNEWSNPKYYDIGTSSDHLIWFLQISDIHISIFQDPLRITELREFCNITVGTIKPPVVLASGDLTDAKTKDKMGSKQILEEWQYYKHILDDTEVSKKTLWLDVRGNHDNFNVVSLEARNNYYSNYSIQGKIHPRSYMYTVNVGTELYTFIAIDACLNPGPKRPFNFVGVLDEHEIKSMQEFVNKSQENNADYIIWFGHYPTSCILSQTSTGIRNVIGRYKESMAYLCGHYHMLGGIAPNMYTIQRAGFLELELADWKDNRMYRLGAIDHGQFSFIDVKHKEWPVVLITNPKHALYMMPRKENIMSIIKSTHIRILAFSIASIKIVEVQLDSTAWLKCEHVNGPLYVLKWNSTEYSEGIHTIRAKVVDVDGRETIVFQPFALDGSRLSFRILPRILLMSNVSVIFQFLFGTVLVLLVIPLCLLRFLHIFCENKQMHRPRFKIKFIQAWFKKLWILSTVDRLFYPLVLYALYLTVGPWAIGEIIENHTGIIFAWGTFVKNSYLPGGFTYAYGFFQLFSFHLPLMLILAHRVDKRLQNINRLHEKHSSKICCLWEYLPITLLIVMQTSMAYFFWLAYGTLATIVCPLRTWSIFLAIMLWHQVNTMPQSCLSSLKYLEKKR; encoded by the exons ATGAAAATAACGAAATCCACTGTTATTCTTTTGATCTTTGTATTAGTGTTATCAATACTTGTAGCAAATGTTGCTGATCTAATTAATGTTGATACTCACGTGTTAGATGATACTATAACAAACAAAAATGTGAGAAATGAATGGTCAAACCCAAAATATTATGATATTGGAACATCCTCTGATCATTTAATTTGGTTCTTACAG ATATcagatatacatataagtatattTCAAGATCCATTAAGGATAACAGAATTAAGAgaattttgtaacattacaGTTGGCACTATTAAACCACCTGTTGTACTTGCTTCAG GTGATCTTACTGATGCAAAAACCAAAGACAAAATGGGATCAAAACAAATACTAGAAGAATGGCAgtattataaacatattttagaTGATACTGAAGTTAGTAAAAAAACCTTATGGTTAGATGTGAGAGGCAATCAtg ATAATTTCAATGTAGTAAGTCTTGAAgcaagaaataattattattccaaTTATTCTATTCAAGGAAAAATACATCCAAGATCTTACATGTATACTGTGAATGTTGGTACTGAATTATATACATTCATTGCAATAGATGCTTGTTTGAATCCTGGTCCAAAAAGACCATTCAATTTTGTTGGTGTATTAGATGAACATGAAATTAAAAGTATGCAGGAGTTTGTAAATAAATCCCAAGAAAATAATGCAGATTATATAATATGGTTTGGTCACTATCCTACTTCATGCATACTCTCACAAACAAGTACAGGAATCAGAAATGTTATAG gaAGGTACAAAGAAAGCATGGCATATCTTTGTGGACACTATCATATGCTTGGTGGAATAGCTCCTAACATGTATACAATACAGAGAGCAGGATTTCTTGAATTAGAATTAGCAGATTGGAAAGATAACAGAAT GTACCGTTTAGGAGCAATAGATCATggtcaattttcttttattgaTGTGAAACATAAAGAATGGCCTGTGGTATTGATCACTAATCCTAAACATGCTTTGTATATGATgcctagaaaagaaaatataatgtCTATTATTAAATCTACACATATTAG GATACTGGCGTTTTCAATCGCTtcgataaaaattgttgaagttCAGTTAGATAGTACAGCATGGTTGAAATGTGAACATGTTAATGGACCATTGTATGTCTTAAAATGGAATTCAACAGAATATAGTGAAGGAATTCATACTATTCGA GCAAAAGTCGTAGATGTAGATGGCAGGGAAACAATAGTGTTTCAACCATTTGCTCTTGATGGATCTCGTTTATCGTTTCGTATTTTGCCTAGAATTCTACTTATGTCCAATGTCAGTGTCATT TTTCAGTTCTTATTTGGAACAGTGTTAGTCTTGTTAGTAATCCCATTATGTTTACTTCGTTTTCTTCATATATTCTGCGAAA ATAAACAAATGCATCGACCGCGGTTCaagataaaatttattcaagcatggtttaaaaaattgtggatATTGTCTACAGTTGACCGCCTTTTTTATCCATTAGTACTGTACGCATTATATTTAACAGTCG gacCGTGGGCAATTGGTGAAATAATAGAAAATCACACAGGAATAATTTTCGCTTGGGGAACATTCGTCAAAAATTCTTATTTGCCTGGCGGTTTTACTTATGCTTATggattttttcaattattttccttCCATTTACCGCTAATGTTAATCTTAGCGCACAGAGTAGATAAACG CTTACAGAATATCAACAGACTTCATGAGAAACACTCATCTAAAATATGTTGCCTCTGGGAATATTTACCAATTACGTTATTAATTGTAATGCAAACGAGCATGGCTTATTTCTTTTGGTTAGCATATGGAACATTAGCAACTATAGTATGCCCTTTACGTACTTGGAGCATCTTTTTAGCAATAATGTTATGGCATCAAGTGAATACGATGCCTCAATCATGTCTAAG TTCATTAAAGTATTTGGAAAAGAAGAGATGA
- the Cda4 gene encoding chitin deacetylase Cda4: protein MMMLRRRNRVLLYAFLIVAVSGQKSAKKDEEKKDEEFKCPEGQGNGNFADPATCRRFYQCVDGYPYLNRCPSGLHFDDISKFCTFKNEARCGPIATTPAPVTEPPTDLAEKCDTANCQLPYCFCSRDGTIIPGGLHPEDTPQMIIMTFDGAINHNNFDHYQKIFNTDRLNPNNCPLKGTFFISHEYCNYNMVQSLAHDGHEIATETISLQKGLEDKGYEEWVGEMIGMREILKHFSNISISEIVGMRAPYLKPGRNTQYKVLEDFGYIYDSSIGISPLKVPIWPYTLDYKIPHECKAGTCPTKSFPGVWELPLNAHYVESYEGGHCPYLDQCVLHNHDPEEVFEWLQEDFNRYYEQNRAPYMMPFHTNWFQIKELERGLSKFLDWAVTLPDVYFVTATQALTWITDPKPTKSLNNFEGWSCKRKENIPGPPCNNPNKCALDFKPTESNFTTTRYLETCRECPNKYPWLGDSKGTGLYNDNYNPERK from the exons ATGATGATGTTAAGAAGAAGAAATCGTGTGTTGCTTTACGCCTTCTTGATCGTCGCAG TTTCAGGACAGAAAAGCGCGAAAAAGGATGAAGAGAAGAAAGATGAAGAATTTAAATGCCCTGAAGGCCAAGGTAACGGTAATTTTGCAGATCCAGCAACATGCAGAAGGTTTTATCAG TGCGTAGATGGCTATCCATACCTAAACAGGTGTCCATCAGGATTACACTTTGATGACATCAgtaaattttgtacttttaaaaATGAAGCAAGATGTGGTCCAATTGCTACAA CTCCAGCACCAGTAACTGAACCACCAACAGACTTAGCAGAAAAATGTGATACTGCTAATTGCCAATTACCATACTGTTTTTGCTCTAGAGATGGTACAATAATTCCTGGTGGTCTTCACCCAGAAGAT ACACCAcaaatgataataatgacatTCGATGGAGCAATAAATCACAACAATTTTGATCATtaccaaaaaatatttaacaccgATCGATTAAATCCAAATAACTGTCCGTTGAAAGGTACTTTCTTCATTTCACatgaatattgtaattataacaTGGTTCAAAGTTTGGCGCACGATGGACACGAAATTGCAACTGAAACTATATC attGCAAAAAGGATTAGAAGACAAAGGATACGAAGAATGGGTTGGTGAAATGATAGGAATGCGGGAAATACTCAAACATTTTAGTAACATTTCAATAAGTGAAATTGTGGGCATGAGAGCTCCATATTTAAAACCTGGAAGAAATACTCAATATAAAGTACTGGAAGACTTTGGATATATATATGATAGTAGTATCGGAATTTCTCCATTGAAAGTACCAATTTGGCCATACACGCTTGATTACAAAATTCCACATGAATGCAAAGCAGGCACATGTCCTACTAAATCTTTTCCAG GTGTATGGGAACTGCCTTTAAATGCACATTATGTTGAAAGCTATGAAGGAGGTCATTGCCCTTACTTAGATCAGTGTGTacttcacaatcacgatcctgaGGAAGTATTTGAATGGTTACAAGAAGACTTCAATCGTTATTATGAACAAAATAGAGCTCCGTATATGATGCCTTTTCACACTAATTGGTTTCAAATAAAGGAACTTGAAAGAGGTTTATCAAAGTTCCTTGATTGGGCAGTCACATT ACCTGATGTATACTTTGTAACAGCTACACAAGCACTTACATGGATAACTGATCCAAAACCGACAAAGTCTCTGAACAATTTTGAAGGGTGGTCAtgtaaaaggaaagaaaatattCCTGGGCCACCATGTAATAATCCAAACAAATGTGCTTTAGATTTCAAACCTACAGAATCTAATTTTACTACTACAAG ATACCTAGAAACATGCAGAGAATGTCCCAATAAATATCCCTGGTTAGGAGATTCGAAGGGAACTGGATTATACAATGATAATTATAATCCTgaaaggaaatag
- the LOC100880866 gene encoding transmembrane protein 62 isoform X2: MKITKSTVILLIFVLVLSILVANVADLINVDTHVLDDTITNKNVRNEWSNPKYYDIGTSSDHLIWFLQISDIHISIFQDPLRITELREFCNITVGTIKPPVVLASGDLTDAKTKDKMGSKQILEEWQYYKHILDDTEVSKKTLWLDVRGNHDNFNVVSLEARNNYYSNYSIQGKIHPRSYMYTVNVGTELYTFIAIDACLNPGPKRPFNFVGVLDEHEIKSMQEFVNKSQENNADYIIWFGHYPTSCILSQTSTGIRNVIGRYKESMAYLCGHYHMLGGIAPNMYTIQRAGFLELELADWKDNRMYRLGAIDHGQFSFIDVKHKEWPVVLITNPKHALYMMPRKENIMSIIKSTHIRILAFSIASIKIVEVQLDSTAWLKCEHVNGPLYVLKWNSTEYSEGIHTIRAKVVDVDGRETIVFQPFALDGSRLSFRILPRILLMSNVSVIFQFLFGTVLVLLVIPLCLLRFLHIFCENKQMHRPRFKIKFIQAWFKKLWILSTVDRLFYPLVLYALYLTVGPWAIGEIIENHTGIIFAWGTFVKNSYLPGGFTYAYGFFQLFSFHLPLMLILAHRVDKRLQNINRLHEKHSSKICCLWEYLPITLLIVMQTSMAYFFWLAYGTLATIVCPLRTWSIFLAIMLWHQVNTMPQSCLRSAAKIWSTHG; this comes from the exons ATGAAAATAACGAAATCCACTGTTATTCTTTTGATCTTTGTATTAGTGTTATCAATACTTGTAGCAAATGTTGCTGATCTAATTAATGTTGATACTCACGTGTTAGATGATACTATAACAAACAAAAATGTGAGAAATGAATGGTCAAACCCAAAATATTATGATATTGGAACATCCTCTGATCATTTAATTTGGTTCTTACAG ATATcagatatacatataagtatattTCAAGATCCATTAAGGATAACAGAATTAAGAgaattttgtaacattacaGTTGGCACTATTAAACCACCTGTTGTACTTGCTTCAG GTGATCTTACTGATGCAAAAACCAAAGACAAAATGGGATCAAAACAAATACTAGAAGAATGGCAgtattataaacatattttagaTGATACTGAAGTTAGTAAAAAAACCTTATGGTTAGATGTGAGAGGCAATCAtg ATAATTTCAATGTAGTAAGTCTTGAAgcaagaaataattattattccaaTTATTCTATTCAAGGAAAAATACATCCAAGATCTTACATGTATACTGTGAATGTTGGTACTGAATTATATACATTCATTGCAATAGATGCTTGTTTGAATCCTGGTCCAAAAAGACCATTCAATTTTGTTGGTGTATTAGATGAACATGAAATTAAAAGTATGCAGGAGTTTGTAAATAAATCCCAAGAAAATAATGCAGATTATATAATATGGTTTGGTCACTATCCTACTTCATGCATACTCTCACAAACAAGTACAGGAATCAGAAATGTTATAG gaAGGTACAAAGAAAGCATGGCATATCTTTGTGGACACTATCATATGCTTGGTGGAATAGCTCCTAACATGTATACAATACAGAGAGCAGGATTTCTTGAATTAGAATTAGCAGATTGGAAAGATAACAGAAT GTACCGTTTAGGAGCAATAGATCATggtcaattttcttttattgaTGTGAAACATAAAGAATGGCCTGTGGTATTGATCACTAATCCTAAACATGCTTTGTATATGATgcctagaaaagaaaatataatgtCTATTATTAAATCTACACATATTAG GATACTGGCGTTTTCAATCGCTtcgataaaaattgttgaagttCAGTTAGATAGTACAGCATGGTTGAAATGTGAACATGTTAATGGACCATTGTATGTCTTAAAATGGAATTCAACAGAATATAGTGAAGGAATTCATACTATTCGA GCAAAAGTCGTAGATGTAGATGGCAGGGAAACAATAGTGTTTCAACCATTTGCTCTTGATGGATCTCGTTTATCGTTTCGTATTTTGCCTAGAATTCTACTTATGTCCAATGTCAGTGTCATT TTTCAGTTCTTATTTGGAACAGTGTTAGTCTTGTTAGTAATCCCATTATGTTTACTTCGTTTTCTTCATATATTCTGCGAAA ATAAACAAATGCATCGACCGCGGTTCaagataaaatttattcaagcatggtttaaaaaattgtggatATTGTCTACAGTTGACCGCCTTTTTTATCCATTAGTACTGTACGCATTATATTTAACAGTCG gacCGTGGGCAATTGGTGAAATAATAGAAAATCACACAGGAATAATTTTCGCTTGGGGAACATTCGTCAAAAATTCTTATTTGCCTGGCGGTTTTACTTATGCTTATggattttttcaattattttccttCCATTTACCGCTAATGTTAATCTTAGCGCACAGAGTAGATAAACG CTTACAGAATATCAACAGACTTCATGAGAAACACTCATCTAAAATATGTTGCCTCTGGGAATATTTACCAATTACGTTATTAATTGTAATGCAAACGAGCATGGCTTATTTCTTTTGGTTAGCATATGGAACATTAGCAACTATAGTATGCCCTTTACGTACTTGGAGCATCTTTTTAGCAATAATGTTATGGCATCAAGTGAATACGATGCCTCAATCATGTCTAAG gtctGCTGCGAAGATATGGTCCACACATGGTTGA